A window of Diabrotica virgifera virgifera chromosome 9, PGI_DIABVI_V3a contains these coding sequences:
- the LOC126892343 gene encoding zinc finger protein 845-like isoform X3 — translation MEVTSTKPVNAPKAYLKTYTGERLYKCKICCKLFIVKSSLKDHMRVHTGEKPYKCKICSKQFSHISNLNKHMKIHIGEKPYKCEICIKQFSYLSSLNDHMTVHTGEKPYKCKICSKQFGHISNLNKHMKIHIGEKPYKCEICIKQFSYLSSLNEHMRVHTGEKPYKCEICSKQFSRKSGLDKHMKIHTGEKPYKCDICSKLFTENGTLKEHMRIHTGERLYECEICSKPFTRLSSLKLHMRVHTGEKPYKCEICSKQFSELSNLNTHMKIHTGERPYKCEICSKLFYIKSSLKVHMRVHSGERPYKCEICSKQFSRKSGLDKHMKIHAGEKPYKCKICCKQFSHISNLNTHMKIHIGEKRYKCEICSKQFSYLSSLNEHMRVHTGEKPYKCEICSKQFSRKSGLDKHMKIHTGEKPYKCDICSKLFTENGTLKEHMRIHTGERLYECEICSKPFTRLSSLKVHMRVHTGEKPYKCEICSKQFSDLSHLNTHMKMHTGERPYKCEICSKQFYIRSSLKVHMRGHSGEKPYKCEICSKQFTIKGSLSEHMRVHTGEKPYNCEICSEQFSYLRSLKEHIMTVHTGEKPYKCENCNKQFSLNRTLNSHMLVHSGKKPYKCEICSQQFSRKSNLNRHMLVHSGKRPL, via the coding sequence ATGGAAGTTACAAGTACCAAACCAGTAAATGCTCCCAAAGCATATTTGAAAACTTATACCGGCGAAAGACTGTATAAATGTAAAATTTGTTGTAAGCTGTTTATTGTAAAAAGTAGTTTAAAGGATCATAtgagagttcacactggtgaaaaaccttataaatgtaaaatttgtagtaagcagtttagTCACATAAGTAATTTAAATAAGCATATGAAGATTCACattggtgaaaaaccttataaatgtgaaatttgtattAAGCAGTTTAGTTACCTTAGTAGTTTAAATGATCATATGACtgttcacactggtgaaaaaccttataaatgtaaaatttgtagtaagcagtttgGTCACATAAGTAATTTAAATAAGCATATGAAGATTCACattggtgaaaaaccttataagtgtgaaatttgtatTAAGCAGTTTAGTTACCTTAGTAGTTTAAATGAGCATAtgagagttcacactggtgaaaaaccttataaatgcgaaatttgtagtaagcagtttagTCGCAAAAGTGGTTTAGATAAGCATATGAAAATTCACAcgggtgaaaaaccttataaatgcgACATTTGTAGTAAGCTGTTTACTGAAAATGGTACTTTAAAGGAGCATATGAGAATTCATACAGGTGAAAGACTttatgaatgtgaaatttgtagtaagccgTTTACTCGACTAAGTAGTTTAAAGCTGCATAtgagagttcacactggtgaaaaaccttataaatgtgaaatttgtagtaagcagtttagTGAACTAAGTAACTTAAATACGCACATGAAAATTCACACGGGTGAaagaccttataaatgtgaaatttgtagtaagctgTTTTATATAAAGAGTAGTTTAAAGGTGCATATGAGAGTTCACTCGGGCGAaagaccttataaatgtgaaatttgtagtaagcagtttagTCGCAAAAGTGGTTTAGATAAGCATATGAAAATTCACGcgggtgaaaaaccttataaatgtaaAATTTGTTGTAAGCAGTTTAGTCACATAAGTAATTTAAATACGCATATGAAGATTCACATTGGTGAAAAAcgttataaatgtgaaatttgtagtaagcagtttagTTACCTTAGTAGTTTAAATGAGCATAtgagagttcacactggtgaaaaaccctataaatgcgaaatttgtagtaagcagtttagTCGCAAAAGTGGTTTAGATAAGCATATGAAAATTCACAcgggtgaaaaaccttataaatgcgACATTTGTAGTAAGCTCTTTACTGAAAATGGTACTTTAAAGGAGCATATGAGAATTCATACAGGTGAAAGACTttatgaatgtgaaatttgtagtaagccgTTTACTCGACTAAGTAGTTTAAAGGTGCATAtgagagttcacactggtgaaaagccttataaatgtgaaatttgtagtaagcagtttagTGACCTAAGTCACTTAAATACGCACATGAAAATGCACACGGGTGAaagaccttataaatgtgaaatttgtagtaagcagttttATATAAGGAGTAGTTTAAAGGTGCATATGAGAGGTCACTCGGgcgaaaaaccttataaatgtgaaatttgtagtaagcagtttactATAAAAGGTAGTTTAAGTGAGCATAtgagagttcacactggtgaaaaaccttataactGTGAAATTTGTAGTGAACAGTTTAGTTACCTACGTAGTTTAAAAGAGCATATTATGACtgttcacactggtgaaaaaccttataaatgtgaaaatTGTAATAAACAGTTTAGTCTCAACCGTACTTTAAATAGTCATATGCTAGTTCACAGTGGtaaaaaaccttataaatgtgaaatttgtagtcaGCAGTTTAGTCGCAAAAGTAATTTAAATAGGCATATGCTAGTTCACAGTGGTAAAAGACCTTTGTGA